A portion of the Bacteroidota bacterium genome contains these proteins:
- a CDS encoding gliding motility-associated C-terminal domain-containing protein: MRKIYTIGLALITLINNYVTAQNADLCEIVKTTFECNSSGCFKLAINPLIEVNETDTYAVSQIPFSPYPVGGTPVLIGIDDTYGPVVNIGFCFSFFGNTYTQCLITSNGTISFNLAETGNYHSWSISQSVPSTSSSMSDALNSILGPYHDMDPSLGGTITYTVIGTSPCRKFIATWNSIPMFGSGCTSTPDAKQQVVLHEGTNIIDMFIWNKSACTSWNSGYAIQGIQNSLGTKAFVVPGRNYPTVWSAANDGQRFAPKGTPAAMKSWLNSDSLSNTNIDSVLYCNLTQDINVTANVKFTGIGCTPILLTQTLTLNSAIVPKIDFDYSILENNEVAFTDLSSNLNGLAWYFGTGDSLFTVPGANPNYTYPDPGTYYATLVGCNNTFGCCSITKEIIFEKLLIPNVFTPNKDGVNDLLTITAIGYSNYHLKIFNRWGVLVFESNDNKKHWDGTINGNNASDGTYYYQLLVYSELKKEDLEYKGFVSLIR, from the coding sequence ATGAGAAAAATTTATACAATTGGGTTGGCACTAATTACGTTGATTAATAATTATGTAACTGCTCAGAATGCTGATTTATGCGAAATTGTAAAAACTACCTTTGAGTGCAACTCTAGTGGTTGTTTTAAATTAGCCATTAATCCATTAATTGAGGTCAATGAAACTGACACCTATGCCGTATCCCAAATACCCTTTTCGCCTTATCCAGTAGGCGGTACACCTGTTTTAATTGGAATAGATGATACGTATGGACCTGTAGTGAATATAGGGTTTTGTTTTAGCTTTTTTGGCAATACCTATACTCAGTGCCTTATTACATCTAATGGAACAATTTCGTTTAATTTAGCAGAAACAGGAAATTATCATAGCTGGTCAATTTCTCAATCTGTGCCATCTACTAGTTCTTCTATGTCAGATGCGTTAAACTCAATTTTGGGTCCATATCATGATATGGACCCTTCTTTGGGAGGCACAATTACTTATACGGTTATAGGCACTTCTCCTTGTCGTAAATTTATTGCTACTTGGAATTCAATTCCAATGTTTGGCTCTGGATGTACTTCTACACCTGATGCAAAACAGCAGGTTGTTTTACACGAAGGGACAAACATCATAGATATGTTTATTTGGAATAAATCCGCATGTACAAGTTGGAACAGTGGGTATGCTATACAAGGAATACAGAATAGTTTAGGAACCAAGGCGTTTGTAGTACCAGGAAGAAATTACCCCACGGTTTGGAGTGCCGCTAACGATGGACAGCGATTTGCTCCAAAAGGCACACCCGCAGCTATGAAATCTTGGCTCAATTCCGATTCGTTATCCAATACAAACATTGATAGTGTGCTTTATTGCAATTTAACTCAAGATATTAATGTTACAGCCAACGTTAAATTTACCGGTATTGGGTGTACCCCAATTCTCCTAACCCAAACACTAACTTTAAATTCAGCTATTGTTCCCAAAATTGATTTTGATTATTCTATTCTGGAAAATAACGAGGTGGCATTTACTGACTTATCATCTAATTTAAATGGCTTAGCTTGGTATTTTGGGACAGGCGATTCTCTGTTTACCGTGCCTGGAGCAAACCCTAATTACACGTACCCCGACCCAGGAACGTACTATGCAACACTTGTTGGCTGCAACAATACATTTGGCTGTTGCTCTATAACCAAAGAGATAATATTTGAAAAATTACTCATCCCTAATGTATTTACACCTAATAAAGATGGAGTAAATGACTTATTAACTATAACCGCAATTGGGTATTCTAACTATCATTTAAAAATATTTAATCGATGGGGAGTTTTAGTTTTTGAGAGCAATGATAATAAGAAGCATTGGGATGGAACAATAAATGGAAATAATGCAAGTGATGGTACTTATTATTATCAACTACTTGTTTATAGCGAATTAAAGAAAGAGGATTTAGAGTATAAAGGTTTTGTATCCCTAATTAGATAA
- a CDS encoding aspartate kinase: protein MKVFKFGGASVKDADAIKNVAHILTSYPDQKILVVVSAMGKTTNALERLVDSVFDKKNSAIEIFSEIRNNHFSIIEKLFENRNHPIYQDIHNTFVELEWAVEEEPTQSYDCTYDQIVSIGEIISSKIISYYLNEVNLYNKWLDVRDVLKTDESYREAKVNWAETEQLVLDYLNKSSSNLVVTQGFIGVNAENYTTTLGREGSDYTASILAYCLNAECVIIWKDVPGVLNADPKFHENAILLKHISYQDAVELAYYGASVIHPKTIKPLQNRNIPLYVKSFLNPANEGTLINNEPSSLPAPCFIFKRNQLLISIYPKDFSFIVEDNLRDIFNSFADFKVHINMMQNSALSFSVCVDDEKNKISALIAQLSLNYKVLYNSNVELLTIRYYNQSVIDEMTRNKTILLEVKSRYNVQLVLQ, encoded by the coding sequence GTGAAAGTATTTAAATTTGGAGGCGCTTCCGTAAAAGATGCAGATGCAATAAAGAATGTTGCTCATATTTTAACATCTTATCCCGATCAAAAAATACTTGTAGTTGTTTCTGCTATGGGCAAAACAACAAATGCGCTTGAAAGACTAGTAGATTCTGTTTTCGATAAAAAAAATAGTGCAATCGAAATATTTTCAGAGATAAGAAACAATCATTTTTCGATTATTGAAAAACTTTTCGAAAATAGAAATCATCCTATTTATCAAGATATTCATAATACGTTTGTTGAGTTGGAATGGGCTGTTGAAGAAGAACCTACTCAAAGTTATGATTGCACTTATGATCAAATAGTAAGTATTGGCGAAATCATATCGAGTAAGATTATAAGTTATTATTTAAATGAAGTTAATCTTTACAATAAATGGTTAGATGTACGTGATGTTTTAAAAACAGATGAATCGTACAGAGAAGCAAAAGTAAATTGGGCAGAAACAGAACAGTTGGTGTTGGATTACCTTAATAAATCTTCATCTAATTTGGTTGTTACACAGGGTTTTATTGGTGTTAATGCTGAAAATTACACTACTACACTAGGCCGAGAAGGTTCAGACTATACTGCATCAATACTTGCTTATTGTTTAAATGCCGAATGTGTTATCATATGGAAAGATGTACCTGGGGTATTAAATGCCGACCCTAAATTTCATGAGAATGCCATATTGTTAAAACATATTTCCTATCAAGATGCAGTAGAGTTAGCCTATTATGGCGCATCTGTGATACATCCCAAAACAATAAAACCACTTCAGAATAGAAATATTCCATTGTATGTAAAATCATTTTTGAATCCAGCTAATGAGGGTACTCTTATTAATAACGAACCTTCTTCGCTTCCGGCTCCTTGTTTTATCTTTAAACGGAATCAGTTACTTATCTCTATTTATCCTAAAGATTTTTCTTTTATAGTAGAAGATAATTTACGAGATATCTTTAATTCCTTTGCCGATTTTAAAGTGCATATTAATATGATGCAAAATTCAGCACTTAGTTTTTCGGTATGTGTGGACGATGAAAAAAATAAAATTAGTGCGCTAATAGCACAATTGTCTTTAAACTACAAGGTGCTTTATAATTCCAATGTAGAACTTTTAACAATTAGGTATTATAATCAATCTGTTATAGATGAAATGACAAGAAACAAGACAATTTTGTTAGAAGTGAAAAGTAGATATAACGTGCAACTAGTTTTGCAATAA
- a CDS encoding GNAT family N-acetyltransferase produces MNIHVRKGVKQDIPHVLELIKELALYEKEPNEVIVTIESMERDGFGSNPLFYFYVAEVEEYGVRKIIGIALYFMRYSTWKGKCVFLDDIVVTEKFRKNGVGSMLFDALLEECRAIGAKRLEWQVLDWNQPAINFYKKYQAKFMDEWLNCRLVFD; encoded by the coding sequence ATGAATATACATGTAAGAAAAGGCGTAAAACAAGATATTCCACATGTTTTAGAGTTGATTAAAGAGTTGGCTTTGTACGAGAAAGAGCCTAATGAAGTAATTGTAACTATTGAAAGTATGGAACGGGATGGATTTGGAAGTAATCCATTATTTTATTTTTACGTGGCGGAAGTCGAAGAATATGGAGTTCGAAAAATTATAGGCATTGCTTTGTACTTCATGCGCTATTCAACATGGAAAGGCAAATGCGTTTTTTTAGATGATATAGTGGTAACTGAAAAGTTTAGAAAGAATGGGGTAGGGAGTATGCTTTTTGATGCTTTGTTAGAAGAATGTAGGGCAATCGGTGCTAAGCGTTTGGAGTGGCAAGTACTTGATTGGAATCAACCTGCAATCAATTTTTATAAGAAGTACCAAGCCAAATTTATGGATGAATGGCTAAATTGCAGGTTGGTATTTGATTAG
- a CDS encoding gliding motility-associated C-terminal domain-containing protein yields MSIKKLVENSIFSIVPFLLISFCAKTENILRGNGMNFIENKGQVVDMNHNLRPDVLFVGDANGNKAYLRKTGISYVLLENVKREEPHNDKNLEQPNVPPNLEKETRKGYRIDVDFIGGNTHPSIIKTDEVEGFNSYYYEHCPQGITNVKGYNKVTYQNVYNNVDVLFYGTKESGLKYDIVVKPGGNTNDIQLKYVGADNVKIENGKILLETSIGTITEWMPKVYQKINNEIIDIPASYALAAVEANTFILTYKIGEYDKNSPLIIDPSSAWITYQGGGDEEYCAAITVDNQSNSIVTGSSISNDFPVSAMPFITTNSGVTDVVVSKFSNSGARIWSIYYGSNDKDFGIDITHDSQGNCAILGQTFSRTLPTSANPFQSTTTAGGTFLSCYFLLKLDQNGYRVFCTYYSANNVNFGLGMQICREGNVVIDSANDIYISGITKDSVSTNSGPLVGKNNGFFDVFIAKFSPSGNFTWAQMYAGSHNDWVDGMAVDQLDNIIIAGYTKSADYPTVNPFQTVGTGFITKVDKNGLLLWSTYINGCYGIVFTQGSSFSPSDRSPVVITSTNDIVVVFTALSGFPSTLNSAPGGKDFGIIKLSASGTQIWGTYYGTSGEEWFPAATIDSNDNIYVFGEYEDFSTSITDNSCGYQNTFGGIEDHFISKFDQAGNLLCSTYLGGPNEEDWDTYSYGDIYAKGAFLYFTDNGPSGYPVTNGAFQTAFAGGSIDGGDLIIGRICSLNCGDDNYSDVTIDTTLTNTTCGVQVGFLPTHYCDPSLTSFTWQFQGATPSSSTLFNPTVTYNASGTYLVKLIISSPCGTDSISSLHSFVVANSNPTISGNNPICANTTSSLTITGVVSANWLPAASINNPSALTVVATPASTTTYTINGVSTQGCNYNTVYTVSVLTLPIISQHSNSSVTCNGLSDGAADITVSSGTTPYQYSWSDGSTNIGIINKPAATYTILVVDSAGCTATTTITITEPMPLTLAVTGNTVICSGQTTSISATANGGNGSYSYTWVPFNSNQQNVSVSLSSTTAYSVTVVDSTNCSATFSQNLAFHALPQLLYSLSDTAGCSPLCINFTNQSLNVKNIKWQYSDGAADTSLTAKHCFANAGKYGFDLMITDNNGCTNIIHEQNKLTIFPSPIAAFTASPTKATIINAQITVTNESQNATTYLWNWADGETSSDFNPNHFYSDTGKYCINLVTTNTFGCKDTAEQCIEITTDFSFYAPNAFTPNNDGVNETFNGYGIGIKEYQLWILDRWGEMIYTTGKTTSAENAIPWNGSVENGTTKAQQDVYIWKVLLKDAFDQSHSFIGHVSLIR; encoded by the coding sequence ATGTCAATAAAAAAATTAGTGGAGAATAGCATTTTTAGTATAGTGCCATTTTTATTAATTTCTTTTTGTGCGAAAACGGAAAATATTTTGAGAGGCAATGGGATGAATTTTATTGAAAACAAAGGGCAAGTTGTTGATATGAACCATAATTTACGACCCGATGTTTTATTTGTGGGTGATGCGAATGGGAACAAAGCATATTTGCGCAAAACAGGCATAAGTTATGTTTTATTAGAAAATGTAAAAAGAGAAGAGCCTCACAATGATAAAAATTTAGAACAACCAAACGTTCCTCCCAATTTAGAAAAGGAGACAAGAAAAGGATATAGAATTGATGTAGATTTTATTGGCGGAAACACACATCCTTCGATTATTAAAACGGATGAAGTAGAAGGGTTTAATTCATATTATTATGAACACTGTCCTCAAGGAATCACGAATGTAAAGGGATATAATAAAGTAACATACCAAAATGTATATAATAATGTTGATGTGCTTTTTTATGGAACGAAAGAATCAGGATTGAAGTATGATATTGTTGTTAAGCCAGGTGGAAATACCAATGACATTCAACTTAAATATGTTGGTGCAGACAATGTAAAAATTGAAAACGGAAAAATCTTGTTAGAAACTTCCATTGGAACTATTACCGAATGGATGCCTAAAGTATATCAAAAAATTAACAACGAAATTATTGATATTCCTGCTAGCTACGCTTTGGCTGCAGTAGAAGCAAACACCTTCATTTTAACATATAAAATTGGTGAGTACGATAAAAACTCCCCTCTTATCATTGATCCATCAAGCGCTTGGATTACCTACCAAGGGGGCGGTGATGAGGAGTACTGTGCAGCCATAACAGTTGACAATCAATCAAACTCCATTGTAACAGGAAGTTCCATTTCTAATGATTTCCCAGTTTCTGCAATGCCCTTTATTACAACCAATTCGGGGGTGACAGATGTTGTAGTAAGCAAGTTCTCAAATTCAGGGGCTAGAATATGGAGTATTTACTACGGCAGCAATGATAAAGATTTCGGAATTGACATTACCCATGATAGTCAAGGAAACTGCGCAATACTTGGCCAAACATTTAGTAGAACACTTCCTACAAGTGCAAATCCGTTTCAATCTACCACTACAGCAGGTGGAACTTTTTTGAGCTGCTATTTTTTATTAAAGCTTGATCAAAATGGCTACCGTGTGTTTTGTACTTATTACTCAGCAAATAATGTAAACTTTGGACTTGGAATGCAAATTTGCAGAGAAGGTAATGTTGTAATAGATAGTGCCAATGATATATACATTAGCGGTATAACAAAAGACAGTGTTTCTACCAATTCGGGACCACTAGTAGGCAAGAACAATGGATTTTTTGATGTATTTATTGCTAAATTTTCGCCATCCGGAAATTTTACTTGGGCGCAAATGTATGCTGGCAGCCACAATGATTGGGTTGATGGAATGGCTGTTGATCAATTGGACAATATTATTATTGCCGGTTATACTAAATCTGCAGACTATCCAACGGTAAATCCATTTCAAACTGTAGGAACAGGATTTATTACTAAAGTTGATAAAAATGGCTTATTGCTTTGGTCAACTTACATAAATGGATGCTATGGCATCGTTTTTACTCAAGGTAGCAGCTTCTCTCCTTCGGATAGATCGCCTGTTGTTATAACATCTACAAACGATATTGTGGTGGTATTTACAGCATTGAGCGGGTTCCCATCTACTCTAAATTCTGCGCCTGGAGGAAAAGATTTTGGGATTATTAAACTAAGTGCAAGTGGCACACAAATATGGGGAACTTATTATGGCACAAGTGGGGAAGAATGGTTTCCTGCCGCTACCATAGATTCTAACGACAATATATACGTATTTGGAGAGTACGAAGATTTTTCTACTTCTATAACAGACAATTCGTGTGGATATCAAAATACCTTTGGTGGAATCGAAGATCACTTCATATCAAAATTTGATCAAGCAGGAAATTTACTTTGCAGCACCTATCTAGGAGGACCTAATGAAGAAGATTGGGACACCTATTCCTATGGTGATATTTATGCCAAAGGGGCTTTTTTATATTTTACTGACAATGGTCCAAGCGGATATCCTGTTACCAATGGTGCTTTTCAAACAGCATTTGCAGGTGGGAGTATTGATGGTGGTGATTTAATAATTGGTAGAATTTGCTCACTTAATTGTGGAGATGATAATTATTCGGATGTTACTATTGACACAACCCTAACCAATACTACATGCGGTGTGCAAGTAGGATTTCTGCCTACTCATTATTGCGATCCGTCTTTAACTTCATTTACTTGGCAGTTTCAAGGAGCAACACCTTCAAGTTCTACGTTGTTTAATCCCACGGTAACTTACAATGCAAGTGGAACTTACCTTGTAAAATTAATTATAAGCTCTCCTTGCGGAACAGACAGTATTAGCAGCCTCCATAGCTTTGTGGTAGCCAATAGCAATCCTACCATTTCTGGTAACAATCCTATTTGTGCCAATACCACTTCTAGTTTAACAATTACAGGTGTAGTAAGTGCAAATTGGTTGCCAGCCGCGAGTATTAATAATCCTAGTGCATTAACGGTTGTTGCAACTCCTGCAAGCACAACTACCTATACCATAAATGGAGTATCTACTCAAGGGTGCAATTACAATACAGTTTACACCGTTAGTGTACTAACTTTGCCAATTATTTCTCAACATTCCAATTCATCTGTTACATGCAACGGACTAAGTGATGGTGCCGCTGACATAACTGTTTCCAGTGGTACAACTCCTTATCAATACAGTTGGAGCGATGGTAGTACCAATATTGGTATCATCAATAAACCGGCTGCCACCTATACAATTTTAGTAGTAGACTCTGCAGGTTGCACAGCTACTACTACTATTACTATTACAGAGCCTATGCCTCTTACACTAGCAGTAACAGGCAATACAGTTATATGCAGTGGTCAAACAACCAGTATATCAGCCACTGCAAATGGCGGAAATGGGTCTTACAGCTATACTTGGGTTCCGTTTAATAGCAACCAGCAAAATGTTTCTGTGAGTCTTTCTAGCACTACCGCTTATTCGGTTACAGTGGTTGATTCTACGAATTGTTCCGCTACATTTTCTCAAAACTTGGCTTTCCATGCATTACCACAACTACTTTATAGCTTAAGTGATACGGCTGGATGTAGTCCACTTTGCATAAATTTTACAAATCAATCGTTGAATGTAAAAAATATTAAATGGCAATATAGCGATGGGGCTGCGGATACTTCCTTAACTGCAAAACACTGCTTTGCAAATGCCGGGAAATATGGATTTGACCTCATGATTACCGATAACAATGGTTGCACCAATATAATTCATGAGCAAAATAAACTTACTATATTTCCTTCTCCAATTGCGGCTTTTACTGCATCTCCTACAAAAGCAACAATTATCAATGCACAAATTACAGTAACTAATGAATCTCAAAATGCTACTACATACCTTTGGAATTGGGCAGATGGCGAAACAAGCAGCGATTTTAATCCAAATCACTTCTATTCTGATACGGGAAAATATTGTATAAACCTTGTAACAACCAACACCTTTGGATGCAAAGACACAGCAGAACAATGCATTGAAATAACTACCGATTTTTCTTTCTACGCACCCAATGCGTTTACACCAAATAATGACGGAGTAAATGAAACGTTTAACGGGTATGGCATAGGAATAAAAGAATACCAGCTATGGATACTCGATCGTTGGGGCGAAATGATTTATACAACAGGCAAAACAACTTCAGCAGAAAATGCTATTCCTTGGAACGGATCGGTAGAAAATGGCACTACAAAAGCACAACAAGACGTATACATTTGGAAGGTTCTTTTGAAGGATGCTTTTGATCAATCACATTCCTTTATTGGTCATGTGAGCTTAATAAGATAA
- a CDS encoding pinensin family lanthipeptide produces MKPSKKLSLKEIEVKSFITNLETKESTTINGAKGEIALASAVVSATTAAPTGQTTVAVGITCAIKTYLDENETFTIGDNASKNVCGDSNNIYCNGIQTKDIAGCLALSMLGGQLACVSANVCY; encoded by the coding sequence ATGAAACCAAGCAAAAAATTATCACTTAAAGAAATTGAAGTAAAAAGCTTCATAACCAATTTAGAAACAAAAGAAAGTACAACTATCAATGGTGCAAAAGGAGAAATTGCACTTGCAAGTGCAGTAGTAAGTGCTACAACAGCCGCCCCTACAGGTCAAACAACAGTTGCTGTTGGCATAACTTGTGCAATAAAAACATATTTAGACGAAAATGAGACATTCACTATTGGCGATAATGCGTCAAAAAATGTATGTGGCGACTCCAACAATATTTATTGCAATGGAATTCAAACAAAAGATATAGCAGGGTGCTTGGCATTAAGCATGCTAGGAGGCCAATTAGCATGTGTAAGTGCTAATGTATGTTACTAA
- a CDS encoding outer membrane lipoprotein carrier protein LolA, producing MINRIFIVVLISAFTSIVAQNNEAVDKKAKAILDELSAKTKTYTTIKADFNLTIEGKDKKVKESQSGFMQLKGVKYKLDLKGQEIISDGKTIWTYLKDAKEVQINTIDEKSPDAFTPSAMFTIFETGFKSKFEKEEVKNGKTTQIINLYPLNPDKKKFHTAKLYIDKVKKQILIAKMLMKDGSTYIYTIKNFKTNEEIADAVFTFDKKAYPGVEVVDLRE from the coding sequence ATGATAAATAGAATTTTTATTGTTGTTTTAATAAGTGCGTTTACAAGCATTGTTGCTCAAAATAATGAAGCAGTAGATAAAAAAGCGAAAGCTATTTTAGACGAACTAAGCGCTAAGACCAAAACATATACTACCATTAAGGCAGATTTTAATTTAACGATTGAAGGGAAAGATAAGAAAGTAAAGGAAAGCCAATCGGGCTTTATGCAATTAAAGGGAGTTAAGTATAAGCTGGATTTAAAAGGTCAAGAGATTATTAGTGATGGTAAAACCATTTGGACATATTTAAAAGATGCTAAAGAAGTTCAGATAAATACTATTGATGAAAAATCTCCGGATGCATTTACACCATCTGCCATGTTTACCATATTCGAGACTGGTTTTAAATCTAAGTTTGAAAAGGAAGAAGTTAAAAATGGGAAAACAACTCAAATAATAAATCTATATCCGCTTAATCCTGATAAAAAGAAATTTCATACTGCAAAATTGTATATAGATAAAGTGAAGAAACAAATTTTAATTGCTAAGATGTTGATGAAGGATGGAAGCACTTATATCTATACAATTAAAAACTTCAAAACCAATGAAGAAATTGCAGATGCCGTTTTTACGTTTGATAAAAAGGCTTATCCTGGAGTTGAAGTAGTTGATTTGAGAGAGTAG
- a CDS encoding DNA translocase FtsK 4TM domain-containing protein, with product MSERKKNLPRNTLKEKEDIDDSFDDVNLSKPEADKLLEQTKDKTVKPKKKKDISLKEKLDVYFSFVQNEKFRKITGLLLLLFSVYFFIAFVSYLFTWQTDQDKVWRGWGNLLMSDVKVDNWLGKLGALLSHSLIHRWMGVSSFILSFLSFLYALHLAFNAKPFNLAKVTGYSIFALLWSSIVLGYFLGDSYFYLGGGFGYVVSNWLNLLIGNFGTGILLFFSLLGYLVLTFNIPLWPKQVEDVKADIPSQPTSAVVQEPVFEIKETQKNILKEDVPSVVDFSVEDESQKKTPDVSEESSNTIDLDAVNTAEPIIETIENGVEFTVEKIAEEQSSDSTTASEEQPFGDYDPTLDLSSYQFPTIDLLEDHSQGKEVTVNTEELTSNKNRIVETLGNYGIQIEKIKATIGPTVTLYEIIPAAGVRISKIKNLEDDIALSLSALGIRIIAPIPGKGTIGIEVPNLNPETVPMKNIISSEKFQNTGMDLPIALGKTISNETFIADLAKMPHLLMAGATGQGKSVGLNAILVSLLYKKHPSQIKFVLVDPKKVELTLFNKIERHFLAKLPDSEEAIITDTKKVINTLNSLCIEMDQRYDLLKDAQVRNLKEYNAKFISRKLNPNKGHRYLPYIILVVDEFADLIMTAGKEVETPIARLAQLARAIGIHLIIATQRPSVNIITGTIKANFPARIAFRVTSKIDSRTILDAGGADQLIGRGDMLLSTGNDLTRIQCAFVDTTEVEKITDFIGSQRSYPEAFKLPEYVGEDETGGKEDIDPSERDSLFDEAAHIIVQHQQGSASLLQRRLKLGYNRAGRIVDQLEAAGIIGPFEGSKAREVLIKDVLTLEQFLKGTSNKDQII from the coding sequence ATGAGCGAACGTAAAAAAAATTTACCTAGAAATACCTTAAAAGAAAAAGAAGATATTGACGATTCTTTTGATGATGTTAACCTTTCTAAGCCAGAGGCAGATAAGCTTTTGGAGCAAACAAAAGATAAAACGGTAAAGCCTAAAAAGAAAAAGGACATATCGCTAAAAGAGAAACTTGATGTCTATTTTTCGTTTGTGCAAAACGAAAAATTTAGAAAAATAACCGGATTGTTGTTATTACTATTTTCTGTTTATTTTTTTATTGCTTTTGTTTCCTACTTGTTTACATGGCAAACCGATCAAGATAAAGTTTGGCGTGGTTGGGGAAATCTGTTAATGTCGGATGTTAAGGTTGATAATTGGTTGGGGAAATTAGGCGCTTTGCTTTCCCATTCTCTTATTCACAGATGGATGGGTGTTTCGTCTTTTATACTATCGTTTCTTTCGTTTTTATATGCGCTCCATTTAGCTTTTAATGCCAAGCCATTTAATTTAGCTAAAGTTACAGGTTATAGTATTTTTGCTCTGCTGTGGTCATCTATTGTTTTGGGGTATTTTTTAGGCGATAGTTATTTTTATTTAGGCGGTGGTTTTGGATATGTGGTAAGCAACTGGCTTAACTTACTTATTGGAAATTTTGGAACTGGTATTCTCTTGTTTTTTTCGTTGTTAGGTTATTTAGTACTAACCTTTAATATTCCGCTGTGGCCTAAACAGGTAGAGGATGTTAAAGCTGATATTCCTAGCCAACCGACTAGTGCAGTTGTACAAGAGCCAGTTTTTGAAATAAAAGAAACGCAGAAAAATATATTAAAAGAAGATGTTCCTTCTGTAGTTGATTTTTCAGTTGAGGACGAGAGTCAAAAAAAAACGCCTGATGTAAGTGAAGAAAGCTCCAATACGATTGATTTAGATGCCGTGAATACTGCGGAGCCGATTATTGAAACTATAGAAAATGGTGTGGAATTTACAGTTGAGAAAATAGCCGAAGAGCAATCGTCAGACTCAACAACAGCTTCTGAGGAACAGCCATTTGGAGATTACGACCCTACGTTAGATTTGTCAAGTTATCAATTCCCCACTATCGATTTATTGGAGGATCATTCGCAAGGAAAAGAAGTTACCGTAAATACCGAAGAACTTACTTCCAACAAAAATAGAATTGTTGAAACGCTTGGAAATTATGGAATTCAAATAGAAAAAATTAAAGCTACTATAGGTCCAACCGTTACATTGTACGAAATTATTCCTGCAGCCGGAGTGCGTATTTCTAAAATAAAAAATTTAGAAGACGACATCGCACTTAGTCTTTCGGCATTGGGAATTCGGATTATTGCGCCAATACCCGGAAAAGGAACCATTGGAATAGAGGTTCCGAATTTGAATCCGGAAACTGTTCCGATGAAGAATATTATTTCTTCCGAAAAATTTCAGAATACAGGCATGGATTTGCCTATTGCATTGGGTAAAACAATTTCAAACGAAACATTTATAGCCGATTTAGCCAAAATGCCGCATTTGCTTATGGCGGGTGCTACAGGTCAAGGTAAATCTGTTGGGTTGAATGCTATTTTAGTTTCGTTGTTGTATAAAAAACATCCATCGCAAATAAAATTTGTGTTGGTAGATCCTAAAAAAGTGGAACTTACCTTGTTTAATAAAATTGAACGACACTTTTTAGCAAAACTACCCGATTCCGAAGAGGCAATTATTACCGATACAAAAAAAGTAATCAATACGTTGAATTCCTTGTGTATTGAGATGGATCAGCGATATGATTTATTGAAAGATGCTCAGGTGCGAAATCTTAAGGAGTACAATGCAAAATTTATTTCGCGTAAGTTAAATCCCAATAAAGGACATCGTTACTTACCATATATTATTTTGGTAGTTGATGAGTTTGCTGATTTAATAATGACAGCAGGGAAAGAAGTGGAAACACCCATTGCTCGTTTAGCTCAATTGGCAAGAGCTATTGGAATCCATTTAATTATTGCTACGCAGCGTCCGTCTGTAAATATCATTACCGGAACAATTAAGGCTAATTTTCCTGCTCGTATAGCATTTAGAGTTACTTCCAAGATTGACTCCAGAACTATTTTAGATGCGGGAGGAGCAGATCAGTTGATTGGTAGGGGAGATATGCTACTTTCTACAGGAAATGATTTAACTCGTATTCAGTGTGCTTTTGTGGATACGACAGAGGTGGAAAAAATAACAGATTTTATTGGTTCGCAACGTAGTTATCCTGAAGCATTTAAATTGCCTGAATATGTAGGGGAAGACGAAACTGGGGGTAAGGAAGACATTGATCCATCGGAGAGAGATTCTTTATTTGATGAAGCCGCACATATAATCGTTCAACACCAACAAGGATCGGCATCTTTGCTTCAACGCAGGTTGAAATTGGGGTATAACAGGGCTGGTAGAATTGTAGATCAGTTGGAGGCAGCCGGAATCATAGGCCCATTCGAAGGTTCAAAGGCTCGCGAAGTTTTAATAAAAGATGTATTAACTTTGGAACAGTTTTTGAAGGGTACTAGTAACAAAGACCAAATTATATGA